One window from the genome of Balearica regulorum gibbericeps isolate bBalReg1 chromosome 18, bBalReg1.pri, whole genome shotgun sequence encodes:
- the TTYH2 gene encoding protein tweety homolog 2: protein MPPARADYLAPWWAAWLHGLPHRGLRLQPVPAVFRPRDPDYQQSLLFLGLVAAVCLGLNLLFLTVYLICLCCCKRDREPETKRPHSCCVTWMAVTAGLICCTAVGIGFYGNSETNDGVYQLLYALDHANHTLTGIDSLVAGTTLQMQVGLEQHLARLNELLAARGDYLQTLKFTQQLAGSIVLQLSGLPVWRGTSADLTELAGHVAYVEYYRWLAYLLFFILVLTVCLLACLGLAKRSRCLLTTMLCCGLLTLILSWASMAVDTAAAVGTSDFCVAPDKFIMNQTESEISAEVVHYYLYCDQSLRNPFQQALTIFQRSLTTMQIQIQGLIQFALPLFPTAEKDLLGVQQLLNSSETSLHQLTAMLDCRGLHKDYLDALIGICYDGVEGLLYLVLFSLLVAAAFSTIICATPRAWKHFAGRDQDYDDMDEEDPFNPQARRIATHNPARGQLRSFCSYSSSLGSQSSLHPPAQTISNAPVSEYMNQAALFGGNPRYENVPLIGRGSPPPTYSPSMRATYLSVTDEHVRHHSTEFPA, encoded by the exons atgccgcccgcccgcgccgACTACCTGGCGCCCTGGTGGGCGGCCTGGCTCCACGGGCTGCCGCACCGCGGCCTGCGCCTCCAGCCCGTGCCCGCCGTCTTCCGACCGCGGGACCCCGACTACCAGCAG tCACTGCTTTTCCTGGGCTTGGTGGCTGCCGTCTGCCTCGGCCTcaacctcctcttcctcaccgTCTACCTgatctgcctgtgctgctgcaagaGGGACCGGGAGCCCGAGACCAAGCGACCCCACTCCTGCTGCGTCACCTGGATGGCCGTCACCGCCGGGCTCATCTGCTG CACGGCCGTTGGCATTGGCTTCTACGGGAACAGCGAGACCAACGATGGGGTGTACCAGCTGCTCTACGCCCTGGATCACGCCAACCACACCCTGACCGGCATCGACTCCCTG GTAGCAGGCACCACGCTGCAGATGCAGGTGGGCTTGGAGCAGCACCTGGCGCGGCTGAACGAGCTCCTGGCCGCGCGGGGGGACTACCTGCAGACCCTCAAGTTCACGCAGCAGTTAGCCGGCAGCATCGTCCTGCAGCTCTCGGGGCTGCCTGTCTGGCGGGGCACCAGCGCCGACCTCACCGAGCTGGCCGGCCACGTCGCCTACGTCGAGTATTACCG GTGGTTGGCTTAtctcctcttcttcatcctcgtCCTCACCGTCTGCCTCCTGgcctgcctggggctggccAAGCGCTCCCGCTGCCTCCTCACCAC GATGCTGTGCTGCGGGCTGCTGACGCTCATCCTCAGCTGGGCCTCCATGGCCGTGGACACGGCAGCGGCGGTG GGCACCAGTGACTTCTGCGTGGCCCCGGACAAGTTCATCATGAACCAGACGGAGAGTGAGATCAGTGCGG AGGTGGTTCACTATTACCTGTACTGTGACCAGAGCCTGAGAAACCCCTTCCAGCAG GCTCTCACCATCTTCCAGCGCTCGCTCACCACCATGCAGATCCAGATCCAGGGCCTGATACAGTTTGCGCTGCCCCTCTTCCCCACAGCCGAG AAAGACCTGCTGGGGGTCCAGCAGCTCCTCAACTCCTCGGAGACCAGCCTGCACCAGCTCACGGCCATGCTGGACTGCCGAGGGCTGCACAAG GATTACCTGGACGCCCTTATCGGCATCTGCTACGATGGGGTGGAGGGTTTGCTCTACCTGGTCCTCTTCTCCTTGCTGGTGGCTGCCGCCTTCTCCACCATCATCTGCGCCACGCCGCGCGCCTGGAAGCACTTTGCTGGCAG GGACCAGGACTATGACGACATGGATGAGGAAGACCCCTTCAACCCGCAGGCGCGTCGCATCGCCACCCACAACCCAGCCCGGGGGCAGCTCCGCAGCTTCTGCAgctacagcagcagcctgggcagccaGAGCAGCCTGCACCCCCCGGCGCAGACCATCTCCAACGCCCCCGTCTCCGAGTACAT gaACCAAGCCGCGCTCTTCGGTGGAAACCCGCGCTACGAGAACGTCCCCCTGATCGGCAGAGGCTCTCCTCCCCCCACG TACTCCCCGAGCATGCGAGCCACCTACCTGTCCGTCACCGATGAGCACGTCAGGCACCACAGCACCGAGTTCCCCGCCTAA
- the RPL38 gene encoding large ribosomal subunit protein eL38, which translates to MPRKIEEIKDFLLTARRKDAKSVKIKKNKDNVKFKVRCSRYLYTLVITDKEKAEKLKQSLPPGLAVKELK; encoded by the exons ATG CCTCGCAAGATTGAGGAGATTAAAGATTTTCTGCTGACGGCCAGGAGGAAGGACGCAAAGT CCGTCAAGATCAAGAAGAACAAGGACAATGTGAAGTTCAAGGTGCGCTGCAGCCGGTACCTGTACACCCTGGTCATCACGGACAAGGAGAAGGCCGAGAAGCTGAAGCAGTCCCTGCCCCCAG gTCTGGCTGTGAAGGAGCTGAAATGA